A window of Fibrobacter sp. UBA4297 contains these coding sequences:
- the mnmG gene encoding tRNA uridine-5-carboxymethylaminomethyl(34) synthesis enzyme MnmG: protein MIIAEFDVVVVGGGHAGIEATHAAWKIGVKTAMLTMDLNAIGRMSCNPAVGGVAKGQIVRDIDALGGLMGLLTDKAGIQFRMLNMSKGPAVWGPRAQCDMKYYSEVARETMESLPGLTLIQGELASFERMNDGRLELTLLNGDRYITRAIVVTSGTFLASKMFTGLETSIGGRVGEPSADKLSECLAKNGIRLRRLKTGTPSRLDPDSIDFNECDVQHGDEHPWPMSDRHFDGLTPDKFWGDQINKFIRNDCVCWITRTNIKTHDILRSGFKDSPMFSGRIHGKGPRYCPSIEDKINRFGDRDGHQLFLEPEQADIGRVYINGFSSSLPADIQLAAIHTIPGLTRARVLQIGYAVEYDSVDATQLYPTFECKNVPGLYFAGQVCGTSGYEEAAGQGLMAGINAALKVKGEEPFILGRSESYLGVMVDDLVNILLDEPYRMFTSRAEYRLFLRSDNAEMRLKEKARKIGMISDRDWEDWTRRRDLMTSLKTQFTETSATPEEANVILEAGGQALASERTRWINVLRRPGIDPETFFKVAAPDAKITRRDQWYMYAEELYAGFFDRQEREIDDQKKMEKVKLSPDFDYMSITAISIESRQRLNAHKPLTLGQASRVPGVRPADITVLAHWLENRS from the coding sequence ATGATTATCGCAGAATTTGATGTTGTCGTTGTCGGTGGCGGTCACGCCGGTATTGAAGCCACACATGCCGCATGGAAGATTGGTGTCAAAACCGCCATGCTCACGATGGATTTGAACGCTATTGGCAGAATGTCGTGCAACCCGGCAGTCGGTGGCGTTGCTAAAGGTCAAATCGTTCGCGATATCGATGCTCTCGGTGGCCTCATGGGGCTTTTGACCGACAAGGCTGGCATCCAGTTCCGTATGCTCAACATGAGCAAGGGCCCCGCCGTTTGGGGACCGCGTGCGCAGTGCGATATGAAGTATTACAGCGAAGTTGCCCGCGAAACGATGGAAAGCTTGCCAGGACTTACGCTAATCCAGGGGGAACTGGCTTCGTTTGAACGTATGAACGACGGACGTTTGGAACTAACGCTTTTGAATGGCGACCGCTATATCACGCGTGCGATTGTGGTGACGAGTGGAACGTTCCTTGCCTCCAAGATGTTCACCGGCCTTGAAACAAGCATCGGTGGGCGAGTGGGCGAACCGAGTGCAGACAAACTTTCAGAATGTTTAGCAAAAAATGGCATCCGTCTGCGCCGCCTCAAAACAGGTACACCGAGCCGCCTGGATCCAGATTCTATCGACTTTAACGAATGCGACGTGCAACATGGCGACGAGCATCCGTGGCCGATGAGCGACCGCCATTTTGACGGATTAACTCCAGACAAATTCTGGGGAGACCAGATTAACAAGTTTATCCGCAACGATTGCGTTTGCTGGATTACTCGCACGAACATCAAGACGCACGACATTCTGCGCAGCGGCTTCAAGGACAGCCCGATGTTCAGCGGCCGTATCCACGGCAAGGGCCCGCGCTACTGCCCGAGTATCGAAGATAAAATCAACCGTTTTGGCGACCGCGACGGGCACCAGCTGTTCCTCGAACCGGAACAGGCTGATATCGGGCGTGTCTATATCAACGGTTTCAGTTCCAGCTTGCCAGCGGACATCCAGCTTGCCGCCATCCACACAATTCCGGGCCTCACACGTGCTAGGGTTCTGCAAATTGGTTACGCCGTGGAATACGATTCCGTAGACGCCACGCAGCTTTATCCGACGTTCGAATGCAAGAATGTTCCGGGACTCTATTTTGCGGGCCAGGTCTGCGGCACGAGCGGTTACGAAGAAGCCGCCGGTCAGGGTCTTATGGCAGGCATCAACGCCGCTCTCAAGGTCAAGGGCGAAGAACCCTTCATTCTCGGGCGCTCCGAAAGCTATCTCGGCGTGATGGTCGATGATCTTGTAAACATATTGCTCGATGAACCGTACCGTATGTTCACGAGCCGAGCCGAATACCGCCTGTTCCTCCGCAGTGACAATGCCGAAATGCGCCTCAAGGAAAAGGCCCGCAAGATTGGCATGATCAGCGACCGCGATTGGGAAGACTGGACTCGCCGCCGCGACCTCATGACAAGTCTCAAGACGCAATTTACGGAAACTTCTGCAACGCCGGAAGAGGCAAACGTCATTCTCGAAGCGGGCGGTCAAGCTCTTGCATCCGAACGCACCCGTTGGATTAACGTGCTCCGCCGTCCAGGAATCGACCCTGAAACGTTCTTCAAGGTGGCTGCTCCCGATGCTAAAATCACGCGCCGAGACCAGTGGTACATGTATGCCGAAGAGCTTTATGCCGGGTTCTTCGACCGTCAGGAACGCGAAATTGACGACCAGAAGAAGATGGAAAAGGTCAAGCTCTCGCCAGACTTCGATTACATGTCCATTACGGCCATTAGCATTGAAAGCCGCCAGCGCCTCAACGCCCACAAGCCGCTAACGCTTGGGCAAGCAAGCCGCGTGCCCGGAGTGCGCCCCGCCGACATCACCGTCCTCGCGCATTGGCTGGAAAATAGGTCGTAG
- a CDS encoding FKBP-type peptidyl-prolyl cis-trans isomerase N-terminal domain-containing protein, with protein sequence MKLKKIALGAAALALVACGEAQKPIAKVAAITPDSADDQKFAYMLGAQFGLQNFTNLPWQTGYGLDEDATVQAFRDAIANLNDTAAKLQLSEDSIAAVSRRIQNAMRERYFKTQPDSTVTKDKNDEQIRAYVDSVRKALPVEAAPAVQNANVKLSAEASELQKFSYVVGVQFGNQFYNIGRQFQTEFDGDYFVLGLRDAAKKVRDTTQVLALPDDSLRAIGMRYNEKAKILREEMTKKQQAEEEKLKAEVANLRGDTLANGMPAKMNFSVKASGITVKAEDLSAFAGKPLLMFYFSATCGHCAHAAPQILEIAKEFAPKGLTTVSVASGGNNKPGIRRFIDDAKFDETISVIWDESRQFGELYSDGYVPKVYLVNPDGTYKQYAAFEREKDDLKKEIAELLNGKNVEWKIEVKQAADSAKAPEAKPEVKKDAKAKVKK encoded by the coding sequence ATGAAACTGAAAAAAATTGCTCTTGGTGCAGCAGCCCTTGCCTTGGTGGCTTGTGGCGAAGCACAGAAACCGATTGCAAAAGTGGCTGCTATTACGCCGGATTCCGCTGATGACCAAAAGTTTGCCTATATGCTTGGTGCTCAGTTCGGCCTTCAGAATTTTACAAACCTTCCGTGGCAGACAGGGTATGGCCTTGATGAAGATGCTACGGTTCAGGCTTTCCGCGATGCTATCGCCAACCTGAACGATACAGCCGCCAAGCTCCAACTTTCGGAAGATTCTATTGCCGCTGTCAGCAGACGCATTCAGAACGCCATGCGTGAACGCTATTTCAAAACTCAGCCGGACTCGACGGTAACCAAAGATAAGAACGATGAACAAATTCGTGCTTATGTCGATTCTGTCCGTAAGGCACTGCCGGTTGAAGCGGCTCCCGCTGTTCAAAATGCCAACGTGAAACTTTCCGCAGAAGCGTCGGAACTGCAAAAATTTTCTTATGTTGTCGGTGTCCAATTTGGGAACCAGTTCTATAACATTGGTCGCCAGTTCCAGACCGAATTTGACGGTGACTATTTTGTGCTTGGCCTCCGCGATGCCGCAAAGAAGGTGCGCGACACAACGCAGGTTCTTGCTCTTCCGGATGATTCCCTCAGGGCTATCGGAATGCGCTATAACGAAAAGGCCAAAATTCTTCGTGAAGAAATGACTAAGAAGCAGCAGGCTGAAGAAGAAAAGCTTAAGGCAGAAGTTGCTAATCTCCGTGGCGATACGCTTGCAAATGGCATGCCCGCCAAGATGAACTTCAGCGTGAAGGCTTCGGGCATTACGGTCAAGGCCGAAGACTTGAGCGCATTCGCTGGTAAGCCGCTCCTCATGTTCTACTTCTCTGCTACATGCGGTCACTGCGCACACGCTGCTCCGCAGATTCTCGAAATCGCAAAGGAATTTGCACCGAAGGGACTTACGACTGTTTCTGTCGCTAGCGGTGGAAATAACAAGCCGGGCATTCGTCGCTTTATCGACGACGCCAAGTTTGATGAAACGATTAGCGTTATTTGGGACGAATCCCGCCAGTTCGGTGAACTCTACAGCGATGGCTACGTTCCGAAGGTCTACCTCGTGAATCCGGACGGCACCTACAAGCAGTACGCCGCCTTCGAACGTGAAAAAGACGACTTGAAGAAAGAAATCGCAGAACTTCTCAACGGCAAGAACGTTGAATGGAAGATTGAAGTGAAGCAGGCTGCTGATTCTGCTAAGGCTCCTGAAGCAAAGCCTGAAGTCAAGAAAGACGCTAAGGCAAAGGTCAAAAAGTAA
- a CDS encoding DUF2914 domain-containing protein, with product MFFNFLIPHLVHGMGAFWFFLSTFISIGICYLLWLKSERHKRTLVAPVAITFILSVAYMANWIAPVPLVLKQQIVCKNFDNVSYSCDADHLNFWQKIGFSQATIHKDEGEEIYFMSSVYGPAELKAPVEFRWYYKEPSTGKFKLTDKISSSRMVIRGGRDMGYRSYSKKKNIPSGDYRVETAYKDGAVIGATSFKVLDGMPKNGFVRDSLR from the coding sequence ATGTTCTTTAACTTCTTGATTCCACATTTGGTACACGGAATGGGGGCGTTCTGGTTCTTTTTAAGCACCTTTATTTCTATAGGAATTTGCTATTTACTTTGGTTAAAGTCGGAACGTCATAAGCGAACTCTTGTAGCTCCAGTTGCAATTACATTTATTTTATCCGTCGCTTATATGGCAAATTGGATAGCTCCTGTGCCACTTGTGCTGAAACAGCAAATTGTCTGCAAAAATTTTGATAACGTTTCTTATTCCTGCGATGCGGACCATTTAAATTTTTGGCAAAAAATCGGATTTAGTCAAGCGACAATCCATAAAGACGAAGGGGAAGAAATTTATTTTATGTCCTCGGTTTACGGCCCGGCAGAACTCAAAGCACCCGTAGAATTCCGCTGGTACTACAAAGAACCTTCTACCGGAAAATTTAAATTGACGGACAAGATTTCGTCAAGTCGGATGGTGATTCGTGGTGGGCGAGATATGGGCTATCGAAGCTATTCCAAAAAGAAAAATATCCCTAGCGGGGACTATCGCGTAGAAACGGCATACAAAGATGGCGCAGTTATCGGGGCAACTTCGTTTAAAGTCCTTGACGGAATGCCTAAAAATGGTTTTGTCCGTGATTCACTCCGCTAA
- a CDS encoding proline--tRNA ligase — protein sequence MKLSKYFYVTLRETPSDATMPSHIFLMRGGYIKPVSTGIYSMMPMGFRVIQKIVNIIREEMNKIGGIEVDLPVVQTAELWSESGRYQAIGEELLRFKDRNNHNMVLAMTHEEAMTDLVRYVLNSYKQLPVMLYQFKTKYRDEARARGGLIRVREFLMKDAYSFHTSQEDLDRHYQEEYDAYLRIYRRVGIEPVVVQSDTGIMGGKVAHEFMLDTPNGEDYLILCKKCGYQANREIAKFQRVPFKGDENAALEKVETPHCASIDELTKFLNVPAESTAKCVFFDFEGKLITVVVPGNLDVSEIKLHNLLKAKELYPAEDSLIKACGMVPGFASPINAHDTRIIVDEAIADSFDLVTGANEEGFHFKHCNPKRDFPKFEVADIAEASEVCKCPCCGELLTETRGIEMGNIFKLGTKFSESMGAKFLTAEKTTAPAIMGCYGIGVGRLMASVVENSHDDFGPIWPKSIAPFQVEIVPIGKEAELVELAEKFEKELEAAGIDVLVDDRDERPGVKFKDADLWGSPVRIAIGKKGLANGEVEWKFRNEKEFTMVKVEDVIAKAKEYFAE from the coding sequence ATGAAACTCTCCAAGTACTTTTACGTCACGCTCCGCGAAACGCCGAGCGATGCCACCATGCCCTCCCACATCTTCCTCATGCGCGGCGGCTACATCAAGCCCGTTTCTACCGGTATCTACTCCATGATGCCGATGGGTTTCCGCGTGATCCAGAAGATTGTAAACATCATCCGCGAAGAAATGAACAAGATTGGCGGTATCGAAGTGGACCTGCCGGTGGTGCAGACCGCTGAACTCTGGAGCGAATCGGGTCGTTACCAGGCCATTGGCGAAGAACTGCTGCGCTTCAAGGACCGCAACAACCACAACATGGTGCTCGCCATGACCCACGAAGAAGCCATGACCGACCTCGTGCGCTACGTGCTCAACAGCTACAAGCAGCTGCCGGTAATGCTCTACCAGTTCAAGACCAAGTACCGCGACGAAGCCCGCGCCCGCGGCGGTCTTATCCGCGTCCGCGAATTTCTGATGAAGGATGCCTACAGCTTCCACACCAGCCAGGAAGACCTCGACCGTCACTACCAGGAAGAATACGACGCTTATCTCCGCATCTACCGTCGCGTGGGCATTGAACCGGTGGTGGTGCAGAGTGATACGGGTATCATGGGCGGTAAGGTCGCTCACGAATTCATGCTCGATACTCCGAACGGCGAAGACTACTTGATTCTTTGTAAGAAGTGCGGCTACCAGGCCAACCGCGAAATCGCGAAGTTCCAGCGTGTGCCGTTCAAGGGCGACGAAAATGCAGCACTCGAAAAGGTCGAAACTCCGCACTGTGCAAGCATCGACGAACTCACCAAGTTCCTGAACGTTCCTGCCGAATCTACCGCCAAGTGCGTGTTCTTCGACTTCGAAGGCAAGCTCATCACGGTCGTGGTTCCGGGCAACCTCGACGTTTCCGAAATCAAGCTCCACAACTTGCTGAAGGCCAAGGAACTCTACCCGGCCGAAGACAGCCTCATCAAGGCTTGCGGCATGGTTCCGGGATTTGCTTCCCCGATTAACGCTCACGACACCCGCATCATCGTGGACGAAGCAATCGCCGATTCCTTCGACCTCGTGACCGGCGCCAACGAAGAAGGCTTCCACTTCAAGCATTGCAACCCGAAGCGCGACTTCCCGAAGTTCGAAGTGGCCGACATCGCCGAAGCGAGCGAAGTCTGCAAGTGCCCCTGCTGCGGCGAGCTCCTCACCGAGACTCGCGGCATTGAAATGGGCAACATCTTCAAGCTCGGCACCAAGTTCTCTGAATCTATGGGTGCCAAGTTCCTCACCGCCGAAAAGACAACCGCTCCCGCCATCATGGGCTGCTACGGCATCGGCGTGGGCCGCTTGATGGCTTCCGTCGTGGAAAACAGCCACGATGACTTCGGACCGATTTGGCCCAAGTCCATCGCCCCGTTCCAAGTGGAAATCGTCCCCATCGGCAAGGAAGCTGAACTCGTGGAACTCGCTGAAAAGTTCGAAAAGGAACTCGAAGCAGCCGGCATCGACGTGCTCGTAGATGACCGCGACGAACGTCCGGGCGTCAAGTTCAAGGACGCCGACCTCTGGGGTTCTCCGGTGCGTATCGCTATCGGCAAGAAGGGACTCGCCAACGGCGAAGTCGAATGGAAGTTCCGCAACGAGAAGGAATTCACCATGGTCAAGGTCGAAGACGTTATCGCCAAGGCCAAGGAATACTTCGCTGAATAA
- a CDS encoding PAS domain-containing protein — translation MMNSIDWSVGWCYVCTVLLLLLIVTILLLLDYWKRQRLYTLFAGNLGEFIVVLSDKFEFISSLPQFMSDPLFDNLSKDRLFRDILPPKDWARLKLYFDDIDKHPEMPFMFSYKRDDGTMLWFEMRCQHQRLSMDESRYICLIKNISNTVENQHRLDEAETKLKSLLRNTGDFLWKFDFESRQLFLLTPMMDDDYRDVPRSGGVIDIESLMPEDDFKLLERVMNECMMKAGGEAAYDDKGHLLDEQSQLNRLANENARFDTLKIRCWNSEKNLVWYDFRGHLSPDDEDRIVMMGSARRVETSPEIPFLMKSGVEESLINSFFNFPNVGVFWVDRNFNILGCNNAFATDFGFAKTNEVVNKSLRDVISVKYLPYYESMIKDVFDNGSQKSWKGKFDDSDWICTINVVPMLKSLLKSGYTVSRVLCVYMRISG, via the coding sequence ATGATGAACTCTATTGACTGGTCTGTGGGCTGGTGCTACGTCTGCACCGTGCTCTTGCTTTTATTGATTGTCACCATTTTACTGTTGCTCGATTACTGGAAAAGGCAACGGCTTTATACACTCTTTGCTGGCAACCTGGGTGAGTTCATCGTCGTACTTTCCGACAAGTTTGAATTCATCAGTTCACTTCCGCAGTTCATGTCGGACCCGCTCTTTGACAATTTGAGCAAGGACCGCTTGTTCCGAGATATTCTTCCGCCGAAGGACTGGGCTCGTCTCAAACTTTACTTTGACGATATCGACAAGCATCCCGAAATGCCGTTCATGTTCTCGTACAAGCGTGATGACGGCACCATGCTCTGGTTCGAAATGCGTTGCCAGCACCAACGCCTTTCGATGGACGAGTCTCGTTACATCTGCTTGATTAAGAACATTTCTAACACGGTCGAAAACCAGCATCGTTTGGATGAAGCCGAAACAAAGCTGAAATCGCTCTTGCGCAACACGGGTGACTTCCTGTGGAAATTTGATTTCGAAAGCCGTCAGCTTTTTTTGCTCACGCCGATGATGGATGATGACTATCGCGACGTTCCTCGCTCTGGAGGTGTGATTGACATTGAATCGCTCATGCCAGAAGACGACTTCAAACTGCTCGAACGCGTGATGAACGAATGTATGATGAAAGCCGGTGGCGAAGCCGCCTATGACGACAAAGGCCACTTGCTCGACGAACAGAGCCAACTCAATCGCCTCGCCAATGAAAACGCACGATTTGACACGCTCAAAATCCGTTGCTGGAATAGTGAAAAAAATCTCGTCTGGTATGATTTCCGAGGTCACCTTTCCCCTGACGACGAAGACCGCATCGTGATGATGGGATCAGCCCGCCGCGTAGAAACATCTCCCGAAATTCCGTTCCTCATGAAGAGTGGTGTCGAAGAATCTCTAATAAATTCTTTCTTCAATTTTCCAAACGTTGGTGTTTTCTGGGTTGACCGAAACTTCAATATTCTAGGATGCAACAACGCCTTTGCAACAGATTTTGGATTTGCAAAGACAAACGAAGTCGTAAATAAATCATTGCGCGATGTCATCTCCGTCAAATACCTCCCCTACTACGAATCTATGATCAAGGATGTATTTGACAATGGTTCACAAAAGAGCTGGAAAGGAAAATTTGATGACAGCGACTGGATTTGTACCATCAACGTCGTGCCCATGCTCAAGTCGCTCCTCAAGTCCGGCTATACCGTGAGCCGCGTGCTTTGCGTCTATATGCGAATCTCAGGATAA
- a CDS encoding AgmX/PglI C-terminal domain-containing protein, translating into MANFFGKYLGMFVLLAAAMLWAGCSDVDKIAEKSTEQENTKIEYPNESKKTVYDKSSVTIQEKQKVLDNVYELLNEPPKRDYRFDQTQFNANNVEIKISRAVLIDDSLYNNDVEKIANILRKKSKDLFKTYDSFYKKDVHEEWNHLFLTLDIFINEKGSVKKIEFDKVDNKVHKGFEKKIIELLKRTHFKDVGKNIVSLSFDFHHPIKDITNFERLDGLLYGSPAVLMSRVKGAVNTPTKDELILSNGVIYDKASILRVIRQRIPGLRHIYNKHLNRNRAKACQKNNQDDVDPDFSGTIVFQLNIDVNGFVQKIDIQSSNTGNKNFDDEVKNAISRWIFRELKSSDVVTFPITFFKDVSEYEITTSYKKPTYPEIRI; encoded by the coding sequence ATGGCGAATTTTTTCGGAAAATATTTGGGTATGTTTGTGCTCTTGGCTGCGGCGATGCTGTGGGCGGGGTGCAGCGATGTTGATAAGATTGCGGAAAAATCTACGGAACAGGAAAACACTAAAATTGAATATCCGAATGAATCGAAAAAAACAGTTTATGACAAATCCAGTGTCACAATTCAAGAAAAACAAAAAGTTCTTGATAATGTTTATGAACTGCTGAACGAACCTCCAAAGAGAGACTATAGGTTTGACCAAACTCAATTTAATGCAAATAACGTTGAAATAAAGATATCAAGAGCTGTTCTAATTGATGATAGCCTCTATAATAATGATGTAGAGAAAATTGCCAATATCCTTCGTAAAAAATCAAAAGATTTGTTTAAAACCTATGATTCGTTTTACAAAAAGGATGTTCACGAAGAATGGAATCATCTCTTTTTAACTTTAGACATTTTCATAAATGAAAAAGGTTCTGTTAAAAAGATTGAATTCGATAAAGTTGATAATAAAGTACATAAAGGCTTTGAAAAGAAAATTATAGAACTTCTGAAGCGGACTCATTTTAAAGATGTTGGTAAAAATATTGTTTCGCTGTCATTTGACTTTCATCATCCGATAAAAGATATCACTAATTTTGAAAGACTTGATGGTCTTCTTTACGGTTCTCCTGCAGTGCTTATGAGTAGAGTAAAAGGTGCAGTAAACACACCGACGAAGGACGAATTAATATTATCAAACGGAGTTATATATGATAAAGCATCGATTTTAAGAGTCATTCGTCAACGGATACCTGGATTGCGTCACATTTATAACAAACATTTAAACAGAAATCGCGCAAAGGCATGCCAAAAGAATAATCAAGACGATGTCGATCCAGATTTTAGCGGAACTATAGTTTTTCAGTTGAATATTGATGTAAACGGATTCGTCCAAAAAATTGATATTCAATCTTCGAATACCGGCAATAAAAATTTCGATGACGAAGTCAAGAACGCAATAAGCCGTTGGATATTCCGGGAGTTGAAATCAAGTGATGTCGTCACATTCCCGATAACATTCTTTAAAGATGTTTCAGAGTATGAGATTACGACATCCTACAAGAAACCGACTTATCCTGAGATTCGCATATAG
- a CDS encoding GH36-type glycosyl hydrolase domain-containing protein has translation MATKTVKKSAAKKAPAKKTAKVAAPKYGYFDDAAKEYVLTTPATPIKWCNYVGTLNFGGIVDTTGGTLVCKGDPALNRITKYIAQMPCSDFKASTIYIRIKDGKSYKIFSPFYVPTLVKLDKWECHVGLSYMRWIAEAFGLRVQVTIFVPTGSNTLLQDIQVTNIAGGAKEVDIIPVYEFSHFEAEKQLTNADWVPQTMTLKGHWEKDGHVVLEQYAYMKRDYAVNYVTADCKVGSFDGDRRVFLGQNEMGSWANPLSLQNKELANSECDRGDNIAALMIHAGKIAAKKTFRTCTQLGQEQSLKVAAKAIKKYRDLKNVDKAFDELAKFWENYLSTIQVKTPDASFNTMVNVHNPRQCHTTKNWSRYLSLYQLGYGTSRGIGYRDSTQDLMGVMSHMPEEALVLTKNLISVQRPEGNAMHQYAPLALAEDNGNEANAGDSREKAGVLDANGNPMYADWYGDDHLWIVLTVATYLKETGKMDFLSEEIPFYVAGKKHAERPTGTVLEHLKRALKFTREHLGQHNLPLLGFADWNDCMNLPLGAESTFNTALYAKALLEMMGIEEALGDKEAVEMYKGWYEDVKKAFNDSAWDGKWWTRWFDKDGNGYGVSSAKYGKIYCNGQSWPVIAGIAFGDRAVQGMDSLNKLLNTKYGVKSSTPGYRGFEPAVGGISTYPPGAKENGGIFLHTNPWVMIAETILGRGDNAFQYYNQINPASKNDILDVFESEPYCYPQNILGDEHKQFGMGRNAWLSGTSTWTYQAATQFILGIRASFNGLVVDPCIPSAWNGFEATRKFRGATYQITVKNPDHVCKGVAKMVVDGQEIDSNVAPIFTKGVHKVEVTLG, from the coding sequence ATGGCTACAAAAACAGTGAAGAAGAGCGCTGCAAAGAAGGCCCCGGCAAAGAAGACCGCTAAGGTCGCTGCCCCAAAGTATGGCTACTTTGATGACGCTGCAAAAGAATACGTGCTCACCACCCCGGCTACCCCGATCAAGTGGTGCAACTACGTCGGTACTCTCAACTTCGGCGGTATCGTCGATACGACCGGCGGCACTCTCGTTTGCAAAGGCGACCCGGCTCTCAACCGTATCACCAAGTACATTGCACAGATGCCGTGCTCTGACTTCAAGGCCAGCACTATCTACATCCGTATCAAGGATGGCAAGAGCTACAAGATTTTCTCCCCGTTCTACGTTCCGACACTCGTCAAACTTGACAAGTGGGAATGCCACGTGGGTCTTTCCTACATGCGCTGGATTGCCGAAGCTTTCGGTCTCCGCGTGCAGGTCACGATTTTCGTCCCGACGGGCTCCAACACGCTTCTCCAGGACATCCAGGTGACGAACATCGCCGGTGGCGCTAAGGAAGTGGACATCATCCCGGTTTATGAATTCAGCCACTTCGAAGCTGAAAAGCAGCTCACGAACGCCGACTGGGTTCCGCAGACCATGACCCTCAAGGGCCACTGGGAAAAGGACGGCCACGTCGTTTTGGAACAATACGCTTACATGAAGCGTGACTACGCCGTGAACTACGTTACTGCAGACTGCAAGGTCGGTAGCTTCGATGGTGACCGCCGCGTATTCCTCGGTCAGAACGAAATGGGTTCCTGGGCAAATCCGCTCAGCCTCCAGAACAAGGAACTTGCAAATAGCGAATGCGACCGTGGCGATAACATTGCCGCTCTCATGATCCACGCTGGCAAGATCGCAGCCAAGAAGACTTTCCGTACCTGCACCCAGCTCGGTCAGGAACAGAGCCTCAAGGTTGCGGCCAAGGCTATCAAGAAGTACCGCGACTTGAAGAACGTGGACAAGGCTTTCGACGAACTCGCAAAGTTCTGGGAAAACTACCTCTCCACAATCCAGGTCAAGACTCCGGATGCATCCTTCAACACGATGGTGAACGTGCACAACCCGCGTCAGTGCCACACCACCAAGAACTGGAGCCGCTACCTGTCCCTCTATCAGTTGGGCTACGGCACCAGCCGCGGTATCGGTTACCGTGACTCTACTCAGGACCTCATGGGCGTCATGAGCCACATGCCTGAAGAAGCTCTCGTTCTTACGAAGAATCTCATCTCCGTGCAGCGTCCGGAAGGTAACGCTATGCACCAGTACGCTCCGCTTGCCCTTGCCGAAGACAACGGCAACGAAGCCAACGCCGGTGACTCCCGCGAAAAGGCTGGCGTCCTCGACGCTAACGGCAATCCGATGTATGCCGACTGGTACGGCGATGACCACCTCTGGATCGTCCTCACTGTCGCTACCTACCTCAAGGAAACAGGCAAGATGGATTTCCTGAGCGAAGAAATTCCGTTCTACGTTGCAGGCAAGAAGCATGCTGAACGTCCGACTGGCACGGTCCTCGAACACTTGAAGCGCGCTCTCAAGTTCACTCGCGAACACCTCGGCCAGCACAACCTCCCGCTCCTCGGCTTTGCCGACTGGAACGACTGCATGAACCTCCCGCTCGGTGCAGAATCTACGTTCAACACTGCTTTGTACGCAAAGGCTTTGCTCGAAATGATGGGCATTGAAGAAGCTCTCGGCGACAAGGAAGCCGTTGAAATGTACAAGGGCTGGTACGAAGATGTCAAGAAGGCTTTCAACGACAGCGCTTGGGATGGCAAGTGGTGGACTCGTTGGTTCGATAAGGACGGCAACGGCTACGGCGTTTCCTCTGCCAAGTACGGCAAGATTTACTGCAACGGCCAGTCCTGGCCGGTCATCGCTGGCATCGCTTTCGGCGACCGCGCAGTGCAGGGCATGGACAGCTTGAACAAGCTCCTCAACACCAAGTACGGTGTGAAGAGCTCTACTCCGGGTTACCGTGGCTTTGAACCGGCTGTCGGTGGCATCTCCACCTATCCTCCTGGAGCAAAGGAAAACGGCGGTATCTTCCTCCACACGAACCCGTGGGTGATGATTGCCGAAACTATCCTCGGCCGTGGCGACAACGCCTTCCAGTACTACAACCAGATCAACCCGGCTTCCAAGAACGACATCCTCGACGTGTTCGAATCTGAACCGTACTGCTATCCGCAGAACATCCTCGGTGACGAACACAAGCAGTTCGGTATGGGCCGTAACGCATGGCTCTCCGGTACTTCTACTTGGACGTATCAAGCTGCAACGCAGTTCATTCTCGGTATCCGCGCAAGCTTCAACGGTCTCGTTGTCGATCCTTGCATCCCGAGCGCATGGAATGGCTTCGAAGCAACCCGTAAGTTCCGCGGTGCTACCTACCAGATCACAGTGAAGAACCCGGATCACGTCTGCAAGGGCGTTGCAAAGATGGTTGTTGACGGTCAGGAAATCGATTCCAACGTCGCCCCGATCTTTACGAAGGGTGTTCATAAGGTCGAAGTGACATTGGGTTAA